Proteins co-encoded in one Papaver somniferum cultivar HN1 chromosome 5, ASM357369v1, whole genome shotgun sequence genomic window:
- the LOC113280171 gene encoding uncharacterized protein LOC113280171, producing MTTSLRIVFREFLPQFQQRPGAAPPPPPPPPPPVNDGEPQQQQRPRPVNNIKFPNFSGEDPDGWIFNADQYFSVYNNSDAIKIIVACARLKAISTIDQKGSVRQHIPEFEKLLNFVDFPEDYLISCFIRSLKPHIGSVVKLLAPQTLDDAYTKAIHQEEAYAATKFLPIQPYRPPPVKNATTTTPNQFKKHIPPGVRRLTQEEQRVRRDQGLCFNCDEFYRPDHVCVNPRLTILDTAEENYEVSTTPSEVVPITSPEYKLLAFEVVDSTDAEPKISLNSFMGSTFPRTMRITGNTKTQSITVLLDSGSAHNFLHPSVAKKCGYVIHSNQSPLSVTVGDGGQLATKGYCVVVFIRLQQYEFTTDFHLLDISGCDAVLGVQWLRTLGPIKWDFAKLTMQFHSNDTVVSLLGNNKSSVQQLLSQFDDIFKLPTALPLERVHDHHIPLLPDSSPVNVRPYMYPHFQKDEIEKIITELEQAGFILPSTSPYSSPILMVKNKDGSWHMCVDYRALNKLTIKDRFSIPTVDELLDELFGAAVFTKLDLRSGYYQIILFQQDIPKTAFKTHDGHFEFLVMPYGLSNAPTTFQSLMNHIFRPH from the exons ATGACAACTTCCTTACGTATTGTGTTTAGGGAATTTTTACCTCAATTTCAACAACGTCCTGGCGCtgctccaccaccacctccaccacctccacctccagtTAATGATGGTGAACCGCAACAACAACAACGGCCTCGACCTGTTAACAATATCAAGTTTCCAAACTTCAGTGGTGAAGATCCGGATGGATGGATTTTCAATGCCGACCAGTATTTTAGCGTTTATAACAATTCTGATGCCATCAAAATTATTGTTGCTTGTGCACGTCTCAAAG CCATTAGCACGATTGACCAAAAAGGATCGGTTCGTCAACATATCCCTGAATTTGAAAAATTGCTGAATTTCGTTGATTTTCCTGAGGATTACTTGATAAGTTGTTTCATTCGTTCTCTGAAACCGCATATTGGGTCTGTGGTTAAACTGCTTGCACCACAAACATTGGATGATGCCTACACTAAGGCAATTCATCAAGAAGAAGCTTATGCAGCAACTAAGTTTCTTCCCATACAACCATATCGCCCCCCACCAGTCAAGAATGCAACTACTACTACTCCTAATCAGTTCAAAAAGCATATTCCTCCTGGAGTTAGACGATTAACACAAGAAGAACAAAGAGTAAGAAGGGACCAAGGTCTCTGTTTCAACTGCGACGAATTCTACAGGCCAGATCATGTTTGTGTGAACCCCAGATTAACTATCCTGGATACTGCTGAGGAGAATTATGAAGTTTCTACAACACCATCTGAAGTTGTACCTATTACTTCTCCTGAATATAAGCTTCTCGCTTTTGAGGTTGTGGACTCTACTGACGCCGAGCCAAAAATTTCCCTAAATTCATTTATGGGATCTACTTTTCCACGAACTATGCGAATTACTGGTAACACTAAAACTCAGTCTATTACAGTATTGCTTGATTCAGGCTCCGCTCATAATTTCTTACATCCATCAGTGGCTAAGAAATGTGGTTATGTGATTCACTCTAACCAATCGCCACTAAGTGTCACAGTTGGTGATGGAGGACAACTGGCCACTAAAGGTTATTGTGTAGTTGTTTTTATACGACTTCAACAATATGAATTTACTactgatttccatttgcttgatatTAGTGGATGTGACGCAGTATTGGGAGTTCAATGGTTAAGGACGTTAGGACCAATTAAATGGGATTTTGCAAAGTTAACCATGCAGTTTCACAGTAATGATACAGTTGTTTCATTATTAGGGAACAACAAATCATCA GTGCAGCAATTACTTTCTCAATTTGATGATATATTTAAATTACCAACTGCTCTTCCTCTAGAACGTGTTCATGATCACCATATTCCATTATTACCAGATTCTTCTCCTGTTAATGTGAGACCATATATGTATCCTCATTTTCAGAAAGACGAGATAGAGAAGATAATAACTGAACTTGAACAAGCTGGTTTTATTCTCCCAAGTACGAGTCCTTATTCTTCTCCCATCCTTATGGTTAAAAATAAAGATGGTTCTTGGCATATGTGTGTGGATTACAGGGCCTTAAATAAACTGACTATTAAAGATCGTTTTTCAATTCCAACGGTCGATGAATTACTCGATGAATTATTCGGTGCAGCTGTGTTTACTAAACTGGATTTACGTTCTGGGTATTATCAGATCATACTTTTTCAACAAGATATTCCAAAAACTGCTTTCAAAACACATGATGGTCATTTTGAATTCTTGGTTATGCCTTATGGATTATCGAATGCACCGACGACTTTTCAAAGCTTAATGAATCATATATTCAGGCCGCACTGA